GATAAGGGACATAATTTATCAATCCTACCTCAGACAGTATGGGATCATAGAAAAGCATGGATTTTGAAGTCAAACCTGAGTTTATTTAACCTAACCATCTGTCTCCTAATCTTGTAATAATGCTATCACTTACTGTTCCTGGAACACTCAAAGCCCAGTCACTGCTAGGTGTGCTGTGTATATCATCTCAAGGCCCTTTACCCATCTACACAATAAGACTTTAAGGTAGATGGTACCTTTCtaattagcctcattttacacatgaaaaactgaagttcagagaagttaatCAACTGCCCAAGGTCATGTAGATAAATGGCAGAGACTGCATTTGCATTGGGCTGCTTGACTACAAAGctgaatatttttcataatacacCACAATTTCTCTTGACCCTAGCCAAGTCTTTAACTCTCCTgaatttctccatctgtaaaatggggatatgaaACTTGATGGCTTAGGAGTTTAAACGAGAATCTGCACATTAAAatgcctggcatacagcaggCACTTGTGTTACTTGTGCGTCCCTCCTCCTCTCAGTCATCTCAGTTCACATCTGCCTTCCTCctgccttttcttttaaaaaactaactttttcttttttatggtaaCTTTCAAACATATATGAAAGTAgaaataatataatgaattacCCCTCAACAGTTATCAACTCATGGccaatcttatttcattttacctCCATTTCCTACTGGATTATTCTGAAGCAAATTCCAGGTATCATTTCATGCTAAAAATGTCATTATGAATCTCTAAAATATTGAccctttttataaaaagaatataatcaCACCCAAATAGTTAACAATTCTTTAATAGCATCAAATATCACCAAATTGGTGTTCAAATTTCCCCGGTTATCTCAAATGTTTCCTCCCCAGTTTGATTCAGGATATAAACAAAGTGCCTGTGTTGCATGTCTCTAAAGTCTCTTTCAATTTACTGCCTCTTGATGGAACTTTTAGCACCCACTGAAACCACTAAATCTCATTCCAAAATCTACAAAAGCTTGCAGTCAGGGGAAACCCAAGGAAAACTTACCTAACTTGATTTAAATGTGCTGGAACCCCAGCCACAAGTGGGCTTGTTCCTCAGTCCATCCCCCATTTCCTCTAGTTAATGACTTATGAAGGTTTAAAGGAAAGAATCCTAAATTTAACAGTATGGCTTCTAGTCCTGCTTTCTATCACcaaattagctgtgtgactttgggtaagatACCTTTTACATCTcttagccttatctgtggaaaaTTTGTCACTGATGCTAATCACTTTTCTCTAGCTACCTGAACCAATTAGAACGAATCACAGACCCTGAGTACCTCCCTAGTGAGCAAGATGTGCTCCGATCCAGAGTCAAAACCACGGGCATCATTGAAACCAAGTTTTCTGTCAAAGACTTGAATTTCAGGTAAGTGCATGGTTCCCTGGGGCACCTCGGATACACGTGTGAAATCCCGAAAAGGGGCAGAGGCAGGCCTCTTGGCCTTTGGTGAAGCCTAATCTAAATTACTGTTCTGCTTCTCCCCCTTTTCCTCTCCCACTTCATGGGGTGAACATCAAAGGCCTATGGGTCAGATGCTGGGCATACCTATGAAAATAGCTGCTTCTTCCCTCAGGATGTTTGATGTGGGAGGGCAGAgatcagagagaaagaagtggaTCCACTGCTTCGAGGGAGTCACCTGCATCATTTTCTGTGCAGCCCTCAGTGCCTATGATATGGTGCTGGTGGAAGATGACGAAGTGGTGAGTGGCCCTTGCACCAAGCAGCTTTGGTAGAACAAGTTCTCCCCATGAGCCTTTCTCTAAGTCTTGTGTCACTCTACTGCCCAACTTAGGTAATTTCAGTCTAGCAGACCAATCAATGTCTCATGCAAATAATTCTAGAAAAACAACTTCTTCTGCAGGTTCTAGGTTAGCATTTTAGAGCTCCAAATTTACTGAGAGTGAGCTTGGTCTCAAATTAGACATCGAAGTATCACTTGGACATCACAAAGCTCATAAGAGGAATTGAATGTAAAGAGATAAGGGACCATCAACTAGGCAAAGCAAAGGAGTTACACTTAGTACTCTCCCAAGTTGCCTAAGGAAGGAGATGAAAATGATAGAACAGAGAAAATAGCATATATGAATCTTCATTGCAACATAATAGAGGGGTTGAACTAGTAACCCCACTTAGAATGCTAAAAATGTACTGTCCATAGGAGTAAGGAGAGACTGGCAGACCAGCTCTCATGCCAATTAAATTGGCAGCTGGAAGACTACCCAAGAGTGGTTCTCTTTAGCCTGTAGAATTCTGTAGGACACGAGTCTACAGCACAAGTGTTAGAGCCCAGCCAGTTACCTTCTCTGAAGTGAGAAAGGTTAGAGGCGTGAAAAACGTTAATTTCACCCAAGCATCTGCTTACAAATGGAGGTCCACAGCTTGCTGATGAAAGGGATACTCCTATCCCTTGCCACAgcttgttctcttcccttccccttgtAGTTTTAACTTCACATTAGGGCACTCTGAATATCATCTAACCAAGATGGCTTACAGAGCTATTCACTTCCCATCTTTAACCCTAAAGATTAAAGTATAAGAGACTTTCCATCTTTAACCCTAAAGTCTATAAACCAAGTCTGTAAGACCCTTAAAGGGTTGTACAGGAGTATTATGGGGGGAAAAGCCACAAATGAGATTGTTCTTGTTTTATTAGATAAGTAGACTGAACTCAAGTCAACTGATAGCATACTTCAAAATCCTAAAGACCTGCTCCCTAAAAGCAGGCTGAGCTGGGGCAATGGGCAGCCTCTGCAGATATATAGCACGACTTCTCGCTCTCTAAGTAGCAAtcagagaaggaaatgagagagcAGAAATGCTTGTGGTATGGCACTGGGAAATTCTCCAACCCTCACCATGTGGCAACAGGACCAAAGTAGCCCAAACTGAGATCTGGGACCCCATGAAAGAAGCCTATCAAAATCATCCTGGAGATGCATATGGGCACATGCTAACTTGGGCCTGTTTCAACCCATTATCAGCACTACTTATAAAATGTCAAGTTCTCAGTTGCACCCTGGCTGCTAAAGATCTGCATAACACATATTATAGACCTATATGCCAGCCACTATCATGGACACAATACATATGCAATCTCATTTAGCTTTCATTATAACCCTATAAGACAGGAAAACAGACTCAGAAAAAGCTCAATAATTTTCCacaagtcacacagctattaaaaAGACAGGGAACTAGAACGAACCCACATCTCTCTGGCTTTACTCTGGTACATTAAAAAGAGATAAGCTGTTCTCTGTCTTGCTTTTTACATTTGGAGCACTGGTCTCTCCAAGGGGAACAAGAGCAGGAAGTAGGTAGCTATTCGTAAGCCAAATCTGATATTTCCAATGGTGTTTCCTCTTACTAGAATCGTATGCATGAGTCTTTGCATCTGTTCAACAGCATATGTAACCACAAGTTCTTTGCGGCTACTTCCATCGTCCTCTTTCTCAACAAGAAGGATCTCTTTGaggaaaaaatcaagaaagtcCATCTCAGCATTTGTTTTCCAGAGTATGATGGTAAGTGTCAGGGgctggaaataataataatgccttttAGTAGTGACTAGCAATTGTCTCATTTTTTAGGCTAAGGTGACATAAAGAACTTAAGGGAAAACCTTGGGCACAGTTACAGGGTTTAAATTCAGATTCTCTGGAATACAGCAGGGATTAGATGCAGGAGAGCCACTGACTTCATATGATACCTACTAAAAACCAAAGGTGGAGAGACACCTCTCCTCAATTTCTTTTCAACTAAAGTGAGAAACATTGGAGTGCAATCGAGAACCTTCCCTCCAAAAACAGGCCCCCAGCTGTTGTTGTCTACATTTTAAGGATCAAGTCAATCACCTAAAGTGAGTCAGCAACTAACAAGGGttcatttattctactttttcactattttttctgGAAAACCAGGTAACAACTCCTATGATGATGCGGGGAATTACATCAAGAGCCAGTTCCTTGACCTCAATATGCGAAAAGATGTCAAAGAAATCTACAGTCACATGACCTGTGCTACAGATACACAGAATGTCAAATTTGTGTTTGATGCAGTTACAGATATTATCATCAAAGAAAACCTCAAGGACTGTGGCCTCTTCTAATCCTCACCATTCCTCAGGTATAAATTCTATAAACAGGCTTGGAATCTGGGTAATTAAAAACAGAAGATTATAGTCAATATACTATGACATGAAGAATGAATCCATTCTTTGGAGATGAAGTATACATGACTGCAACTGTGTTTCATACATTCTTTTCAAAGTGGGATAGCTAGTGCAGCTTAAAGAGCACAGGCCAGTAGTTAGAAGACCCCCCAGGTTCCAGTACTGGTTTTCCAACTTAATACAAAAATGTGAATACTTTATTTTTGAGTCTTGAGTCTTTCAACTATAAAAGGAAGATGACTTCCCTGCCTACTTCACAGGGTTATTCTGAGGAGCACGAACATAACTGAAGGGAAGGCACGTAAAAACTGCTtgtgcaggccgggcgcagtggctcacgcttgtaatcccagcacgctgggaggctgaggtgggtggatcacgagatcaggagtttgagaccagtctggccaacacagtgaaaccctgtctctaccaaaaatacaaaaattagctgggcatggtggcaggcgcctgtaatcccagctactcaggaggctgaggcaagagaattgcttgaacccaggaggtggaggttgcagtgagccaaagtcacgccactgcactccaacctgggcaacagagctagaatctgtctcaaaaaaaagaaaaaagaaaactgcttgtGTTTAGGGTCACAGAAATAAATCCTATATAAAAGCTGCCATATATTAAATTCAACACCTGGTTTTTAGAATAAACTACTGCAACAAACTATTCCAAGCAAAATAGCAAGGCTTCCTATAGTCTGTAAAAAACTAGTATTAACCAAACCTAAATAAACCTGCCATTCCCTTTTTACTAACAGACCTCTATGTGCCTTAGCTCAGAGATCTGGATCACTGGATAGAAGATGCGAGTTTGTTAGTTTCTAAGGCACACATCCCAAAACGATCATCTTTATTAAGCAAAGATTATCCCTCTGCCCCTATCAAACAGACCTTTATCTCTACAAATGTTTCTTAGCTACAGAAGATACTTTCTGAATAAACTTAGAGGACATCAAATACTCTTAGAGTATATTATTGTGCTGCTGCCGCTTCTCTGTCATAGAATTTGGAACAAGGGAACAATTCTAAACTTTCATTTCAACTGCTACATGTTTCAGAAGAACCAAGACAGGTGAGCTTGTTTTAGGCACTGAAAATCTTTGCAGCTGGGTCCATGTGATGGTGGATGAAAACAACATCTCCCCAAACACGCCAACAAGTTTTCCTTTGAACTCCTTTGAGGGGAAATGCAGTTTGCATTTATCTTGACAGAAGGTGATGAAGTTAGGTATATAGATTTAGCATTTACAACTACCAGTGAAGAAAGCTCTTGGCATCCAAAATTTAGTACATAGAAGAAAATGtcaattaaaatggaaattgctCCTTGCCAGAAACACCCACTCACACTTAGGCTGCTACTAGCAATATTAATACTAGAGAGCCATATAAGCTTGAAATACACAAGAACAAATTTGTAgctaaattaattcatttaatagttAAATTCATTTAATAGTCTTTCTGATTTCCTAAAAAGAAAGCAGCTTGGGAGAATTATCCGAGAAACTACTCTGGCTACTGCTGATGAAAAAACAAGCCAAAGAAcaaacctggccaggcacagtagctcacacctgtaaccctagcactttgggaagccaaggcagatggatcacctgaggtcaggggttcaagaccagcctggccaacagggcaaaaccccatctctactaaaaatacaaaaattagccaggcgttgtggggcatgcctgtaatcccagctattcaggaggctgaggcaggagaatcacctgaacccaggaggcagaggttgcagtgagccaagatcatgccactgcacttccagcctgggcgacagagtgagattccatctcaaaaaaatcaaaacaaaacaaaaaacctgggaAAGACTTCTCATACTCAAGAGCTGTTCAGGAACTACTCTGAGTATCATGCTGCAACCATTACTAACCTGTTCACTTTAACTCAACATACAGGAGTTCTGAATCTGTTTTGTATCATGGATCCTTCCAGCAGTCTGATGAAACCATGTACCtcttttcatcatatttttaaacacataaaattaaattcagagaattacaaagaaaactaGCATATCAAATAGTCTCTTTGTAGACTCATGGAGCTCTGAAGCCCCAGGTTAAGAACCCTCACTATACAGCTATGCTCTTGTCTATTCAGGCCCCAAACATAATTTATCCCATTTATTCCATCTCCATATAGGACAGCCCTACTTTCCCTCACATAGTACTAGATTGTTgcttattttattaacttttcctTGG
This region of Macaca fascicularis isolate 582-1 chromosome 1, T2T-MFA8v1.1 genomic DNA includes:
- the GNAT2 gene encoding guanine nucleotide-binding protein G(t) subunit alpha-2, whose product is MGSGASAEDKELAKRSKELEKKLQEDADKEAKTVKLLLLGAGESGKSTIVKQMKIIHQDGYSPEECLEFKAIIYGNVLQSILAIIRAMTTLGIDYAESSCADDGRQLNNLADSIEEGTMPPELVEVIRRLWKDGGVQACFERAAEYQLNDSASYYLNQLERITDPEYLPSEQDVLRSRVKTTGIIETKFSVKDLNFRMFDVGGQRSERKKWIHCFEGVTCIIFCAALSAYDMVLVEDDEVNRMHESLHLFNSICNHKFFAATSIVLFLNKKDLFEEKIKKVHLSICFPEYDGNNSYDDAGNYIKSQFLDLNMRKDVKEIYSHMTCATDTQNVKFVFDAVTDIIIKENLKDCGLF